From one Thermatribacter velox genomic stretch:
- a CDS encoding carbohydrate ABC transporter permease, with protein sequence MKLGSRRKWIGYAFVLPAFFFMVVFILYPLIESLILSFYDWTGISAKTFVGFENFRYLLKDRVFWLALKNNLIFTVLATAGTVILGFFLAVAIERRVRGWWFYKVVYFLPVMVSMTVVGLLWGRLLDPTLGPVNFILKKLGVASPPFWLGDPKTSLLSIIGVSIWQYAGFPMIILLAAMENVPLEVHDAATIDGVSEWQRIWYIIFPLIKPVFLMITVLQIIFSFKVFDIVWAMTQGGPGDSSIVLGVYLYKAAFRYTRFGYGAAIAVAMFLIIFPLSLLYIRLTRLEEAVEE encoded by the coding sequence ATGAAACTTGGAAGTCGCAGGAAATGGATAGGTTACGCTTTTGTGTTGCCCGCCTTTTTCTTCATGGTGGTTTTTATTCTCTATCCCCTTATAGAAAGTTTGATATTGAGTTTTTACGATTGGACGGGCATTAGCGCCAAGACTTTTGTAGGCTTTGAGAACTTTCGGTATTTGCTCAAAGACCGCGTTTTCTGGCTGGCTCTCAAAAACAACCTTATTTTTACTGTTTTGGCCACTGCGGGTACGGTTATCTTGGGTTTTTTTCTGGCGGTAGCCATAGAGCGCAGAGTACGGGGCTGGTGGTTTTACAAAGTGGTTTACTTCTTGCCAGTTATGGTTTCTATGACTGTGGTGGGGCTTTTGTGGGGAAGGTTACTTGATCCCACCTTGGGCCCTGTAAATTTTATCCTTAAAAAACTGGGCGTTGCTTCGCCACCTTTTTGGTTGGGTGACCCTAAGACTTCTCTTTTGAGTATTATAGGGGTTTCTATATGGCAGTATGCGGGCTTTCCCATGATTATTCTGCTTGCGGCCATGGAAAATGTGCCCCTTGAGGTTCATGATGCTGCTACCATCGATGGTGTAAGCGAATGGCAAAGAATCTGGTATATCATTTTCCCGCTTATAAAACCAGTCTTTTTAATGATTACCGTTTTGCAGATCATTTTTTCTTTTAAGGTATTTGACATTGTTTGGGCAATGACTCAGGGAGGCCCTGGAGATTCTTCCATAGTTTTGGGGGTTTACCTTTATAAGGCTGCTTTCCGATATACCCGTTTTGGTTATGGAGCGGCAATTGCGGTTGCCATGTTCTTGATAATTTTCCCGTTGTCCCTGCTTTATATCCGATTGACTCGTCTTGAAGAGGCAGTTGAGGAATAA
- a CDS encoding ABC transporter substrate-binding protein, producing MKKASFLVFLSVVLVLLLSFSVLAKTSIRVTCIPGPTAERLQAQAKAFMEKNPDIEVVIDVAGGAEEVYKPNFPVIAASPDRPDMAWYWVDGRQYQDLVAAGLLEPLDDLYESEGWNEVLPQSTLEKYTSPDGHKYAVNVTVVWYPQVYYNKKIFEEVGVVPPQTSYVAYASNQEWYDVIGKIRSGGYEPVSFGGKEGWIIGHTHDVLLQRMVPQELLNDFYNNWRPGWEPKVRYTDEAWLQVDRMLLEWKEKGVFAEGFLSRSYPEGRMLFVQGKAAMYQDGSWGVGILRNEAPDLDFGWMLYPKIKQDIDPKFLLYAGNGMMILKGTKNLDACKKFLSFLMSKEGQELGFRVTTEFPSRLDINTDLIQEIADPLIYEMWLKLQEIGSSTGWDDPVPAELAERSFILFQEMLSGMRTPESVGQELEAIAERYRSKKK from the coding sequence ATGAAAAAAGCGAGTTTTCTGGTGTTTTTGAGTGTTGTGCTGGTATTGCTCTTGAGCTTTTCTGTTCTAGCGAAAACCAGTATCAGGGTTACTTGTATACCTGGTCCCACAGCGGAAAGGCTTCAGGCGCAGGCTAAGGCTTTCATGGAGAAGAATCCGGACATTGAAGTGGTTATCGATGTAGCTGGTGGAGCGGAAGAAGTATACAAGCCCAACTTCCCGGTTATTGCTGCTTCCCCGGATCGCCCGGATATGGCCTGGTACTGGGTGGATGGCAGACAGTATCAGGACCTGGTTGCAGCTGGTTTACTGGAGCCGTTGGATGATTTGTATGAATCTGAAGGGTGGAACGAAGTACTGCCTCAGTCTACTCTGGAAAAGTACACCAGTCCCGATGGTCACAAATATGCGGTAAATGTAACCGTGGTCTGGTATCCTCAGGTTTACTACAACAAAAAGATTTTCGAAGAAGTGGGAGTGGTGCCACCTCAGACATCTTATGTTGCTTATGCATCTAACCAGGAATGGTATGACGTAATTGGCAAGATAAGAAGTGGGGGATACGAGCCGGTATCTTTCGGCGGCAAAGAGGGGTGGATCATCGGTCATACTCACGATGTATTGCTCCAGAGAATGGTACCTCAGGAGCTTTTGAACGACTTCTATAACAACTGGCGTCCTGGTTGGGAGCCCAAGGTTAGGTACACCGATGAAGCCTGGTTGCAGGTTGACCGGATGCTCCTTGAGTGGAAAGAAAAGGGTGTATTTGCCGAAGGTTTCTTGAGCAGGAGTTATCCGGAAGGTAGAATGCTCTTTGTCCAGGGTAAGGCGGCTATGTATCAGGATGGTTCCTGGGGAGTGGGTATACTTCGCAATGAAGCGCCTGACCTTGATTTTGGCTGGATGCTGTATCCCAAGATAAAACAAGATATTGACCCCAAATTCCTGCTTTATGCAGGCAACGGTATGATGATTCTCAAAGGAACCAAAAATCTTGATGCCTGCAAAAAGTTTTTGAGCTTTCTTATGAGTAAGGAGGGCCAGGAACTTGGTTTTCGGGTAACCACTGAATTCCCAAGCCGCCTGGACATTAACACTGATCTCATCCAGGAAATCGCTGACCCCTTGATTTATGAAATGTGGTTAAAGCTTCAAGAAATTGGTTCCTCCACTGGATGGGATGATCCAGTGCCTGCAGAACTTGCTGAAAGAAGTTTTATCCTTTTCCAGGAAATGCTCTCCGGTATGCGGACTCCCGAGTCGGTAGGACAGGAACTGGAAGCCATTGCTGAGCGGTACCGTTCTAAAAAGAAGTAA
- a CDS encoding uroporphyrinogen decarboxylase family protein, with the protein MKARERVLRALKREKVDRVPLDFWAIPGIQERLCRELSLDEEGLLRYFGVDFRTVEPRYIGPSLEKKNGMQKNVFGVWEKEGFLGYGEAPLEGACTPEDIDAYPFPDPEWFDVTHLREQCEKYKDFALRTAPAWGTWWASFQLSQALRGVERFFVDLLENEALVNRLLDRITEFTLRVNEKVFEATRGYLDIYFLGDDYGSQRGLLISVELWRKYFKPRIKLLCEQAKSYGLWVMFHSCGAIAELIPELSEAGVDIINPLQTRAKGMDFESLSRFKDLVAFHGGIDTQELLPFGSEEEVRQEVRKAISALASSGGAYILASSQELMPDVPVKNVVAMYDEARKIKF; encoded by the coding sequence ATGAAGGCCAGAGAAAGAGTGCTTAGGGCACTGAAGAGAGAAAAGGTAGACCGGGTGCCTCTTGATTTCTGGGCAATCCCCGGGATACAGGAGCGGCTCTGTAGAGAACTTTCCTTGGATGAAGAGGGGCTTTTGCGATATTTTGGTGTGGATTTTCGCACCGTTGAACCTCGATATATCGGTCCTTCTCTTGAAAAGAAGAATGGTATGCAGAAAAATGTATTCGGGGTCTGGGAGAAGGAGGGTTTTTTGGGTTACGGGGAAGCGCCTCTTGAAGGAGCCTGTACCCCTGAGGATATCGATGCTTATCCCTTTCCTGATCCGGAGTGGTTTGACGTAACCCATCTTAGAGAGCAATGTGAAAAATATAAGGATTTTGCATTGCGGACTGCTCCTGCGTGGGGTACCTGGTGGGCCTCTTTCCAGCTTTCTCAGGCGCTTCGAGGTGTGGAACGGTTTTTCGTTGACCTTCTGGAAAATGAAGCACTGGTCAATCGCCTTCTTGACCGCATTACCGAATTTACTCTTCGAGTTAATGAAAAGGTTTTTGAGGCTACCCGGGGATACCTCGATATCTATTTTCTGGGTGATGACTACGGCTCCCAAAGGGGACTTCTCATCAGTGTAGAGTTGTGGAGAAAGTATTTTAAACCCCGTATCAAGCTTTTGTGTGAGCAGGCGAAAAGCTATGGCTTGTGGGTGATGTTTCATTCCTGCGGTGCTATAGCAGAGCTAATTCCTGAGTTAAGCGAAGCTGGCGTTGACATCATCAATCCTTTGCAAACCAGGGCAAAGGGCATGGATTTTGAAAGCCTTTCCAGGTTTAAGGATTTAGTGGCCTTTCATGGGGGTATTGATACTCAGGAACTGCTTCCTTTTGGAAGTGAAGAAGAAGTTCGCCAGGAAGTGAGAAAAGCTATTTCTGCGCTGGCTTCATCTGGTGGAGCTTATATTCTGGCAAGTAGCCAGGAGCTAATGCCAGATGTCCCTGTAAAAAACGTGGTTGCCATGTATGATGAAGCTCGAAAAATAAAGTTCTGA
- a CDS encoding carbohydrate ABC transporter permease has protein sequence MISRRLTRIGYFIILLFLIFWAIAELFPIVFLYLTAMKTDEEIMNNILLPPQRPSFRNFVLAWRGGNLGVPISRYFLNSVIVTGGTLFFLTFLGAMAGYGLSRFLFPGKSFFQKFLIFALAVPAHATLIPVFHFLGRFGLRNNYLGLIFVYTAFWLPFTILMLYSYFGSFPRELEDAARIDGLSELGTFFRVVVPVSKGALSSVSIVNFVGIWSELLFAFLIMNREKMKTITVGVLSFRGQYEVQWSFMFATMAIAALPTIIFFLIFQKQITKGMLLGSFR, from the coding sequence ATGATTAGCAGGCGCCTAACGCGAATTGGATACTTTATCATTCTGCTTTTTTTGATATTCTGGGCAATTGCGGAGCTTTTCCCGATTGTTTTTCTTTACCTGACGGCGATGAAAACGGACGAAGAGATTATGAACAACATTCTTTTACCTCCCCAAAGGCCTTCTTTCAGGAACTTCGTCCTGGCCTGGCGGGGAGGAAATTTGGGAGTTCCCATAAGTAGATATTTCTTAAACAGCGTGATTGTAACCGGAGGAACTCTGTTTTTCCTGACTTTCTTGGGAGCGATGGCTGGCTATGGCTTGTCACGATTTCTTTTTCCAGGCAAAAGCTTTTTTCAGAAGTTCTTGATATTCGCTCTGGCTGTGCCCGCTCATGCCACCCTGATTCCCGTTTTTCACTTTCTGGGGAGATTCGGATTGCGTAATAACTACTTGGGGCTGATTTTTGTTTACACCGCTTTCTGGCTTCCCTTTACCATTTTGATGCTTTATTCCTATTTCGGATCTTTTCCCAGGGAGCTGGAAGATGCAGCCCGAATCGATGGCCTTTCTGAGTTGGGTACTTTTTTCAGAGTCGTGGTTCCTGTTTCCAAGGGTGCGCTGAGCAGTGTCTCAATTGTGAATTTTGTGGGCATATGGAGCGAACTCCTTTTTGCCTTTTTGATTATGAACCGCGAAAAAATGAAAACCATAACCGTGGGGGTGCTTTCTTTCCGAGGCCAGTATGAAGTGCAGTGGAGCTTTATGTTTGCCACCATGGCCATCGCAGCTTTACCCACCATTATATTTTTCCTGATTTTCCAAAAACAAATCACCAAGGGAATGCTCCTTGGCTCTTTCAGATAA